A single genomic interval of Picosynechococcus sp. PCC 7003 harbors:
- a CDS encoding ABC transporter permease, which yields MLNNIVAIFRRELQSYFTAPLAYIFATLLWFLGGFFFLTLLIGPQGIVTFVSTQEQMGVALPPIDVATEFLQAFWGILGILVLFLLPLLSMGLYAEERKQGTLELLATSPVTNWAVAVGKLLGVVTFFSVLFLPMVLWELIVLANAAPTFPLSLFLLAHLGLLLLVAAILSLGMFVSSLTDSSLIAAVLTFTLVLMLWLVDILGDRLSGPLGDGLKHLSLLKHYNNFLEGIFDSSSLVLLLSYSVLGVVLTAQSIEALRWARR from the coding sequence ATGCTGAATAATATTGTGGCGATTTTTCGTCGGGAATTACAGAGCTACTTCACGGCACCCCTCGCCTACATTTTTGCGACGTTGTTGTGGTTTTTGGGAGGATTTTTTTTCTTGACACTCCTAATTGGCCCCCAGGGGATTGTCACCTTTGTCTCTACCCAAGAACAGATGGGCGTTGCCTTACCCCCCATTGATGTAGCGACGGAATTTCTCCAGGCTTTTTGGGGAATTTTGGGTATTTTAGTGTTGTTTCTTTTGCCATTACTCTCCATGGGCCTCTATGCCGAAGAACGTAAACAGGGCACCCTAGAACTTTTAGCGACTTCCCCCGTGACGAACTGGGCGGTGGCAGTGGGCAAATTGTTGGGAGTCGTAACGTTTTTTTCGGTGTTATTCCTGCCTATGGTGCTGTGGGAACTGATTGTCTTAGCCAATGCGGCCCCGACCTTTCCCCTCAGTCTCTTTCTCTTAGCGCATCTGGGCTTATTGCTACTGGTAGCCGCTATTTTGTCTTTGGGGATGTTTGTGTCGTCTTTAACGGATAGTTCTCTGATTGCGGCGGTCTTGACCTTTACCCTGGTTCTAATGTTGTGGCTGGTAGATATACTGGGCGATCGCCTGTCGGGGCCATTGGGAGATGGTCTCAAACACCTCTCTTTACTGAAACATTACAACAATTTCCTCGAGGGCATTTTCGATAGCAGTAGTCTTGTCTTGCTCCTCAGCTATAGCGTTTTGGGGGTTGTCCTCACGGCCCAATCCATTGAAGCTTTGCGCTGGGCACGGCGTTAA
- a CDS encoding Gldg family protein, translating to MFPQQRFSRYFIWLGLALVVAGAVVLGATGEGFAYGLIFIGLLLLGWGIRNFSGLGMGLQQFWSRRSTRMGTNGIVGAIAILLIFCLTNFLAVQLPLRIDLTENQIHTLSSQTQGVLQNLSQPLTLWLFQETDDANLKPFLDNYQRLNPNNFRYVFVDPDRNLEAVQRFQVKSRGEVHLEYGDKTQLLKVLAQGEPLTESQLTNGILQIQGDRQPHLYILQGHGEPPLDQIPGGLGQMTQLLTTQGYVVSPLNLTQTPAVPPDADLIAVIGPQTPFLPGEVTLLETALANNHGLLLLLDPQTDPQLDSLLGQWGLSLDQRLILDQVNRADFLGLGQTTLVLDQYGDHPITTALAGQNSIYQAVRPISIDTKEAIAATAILSTDDQTWAESQPEIANPTFDPPGDRPGPLSFGWALEKINPQVTMEATRLVAIGNMTFVTNGWLEQYLNSDLLLNTVNWLAQTKDAPLAIQPRTPQERRLNLRRWQIATLAWLAPILFPLGGLGGAIFCLWRRR from the coding sequence ATGTTTCCACAGCAACGGTTTTCACGATATTTCATCTGGTTGGGACTGGCCCTGGTGGTCGCGGGCGCTGTCGTCCTGGGGGCTACTGGAGAAGGCTTCGCCTATGGCTTGATTTTTATTGGTTTATTGCTATTAGGATGGGGGATCAGAAATTTTTCGGGTCTGGGAATGGGGCTGCAACAGTTCTGGAGTAGGCGATCTACCCGGATGGGCACAAATGGGATTGTGGGGGCGATCGCCATTTTGCTGATTTTTTGTCTGACGAATTTTTTAGCTGTCCAGCTCCCCCTCCGCATTGACCTCACAGAAAACCAAATCCACACCCTCTCTAGCCAAACCCAAGGGGTACTGCAAAATTTATCTCAACCTCTAACCCTTTGGCTTTTCCAGGAAACAGACGATGCGAATTTAAAGCCTTTTTTAGACAATTATCAACGGCTCAATCCCAATAATTTTCGCTACGTTTTTGTTGATCCAGACCGTAATCTTGAGGCAGTACAGCGATTTCAGGTCAAGAGTCGCGGCGAAGTTCACCTTGAGTATGGCGATAAAACCCAACTGCTGAAAGTCCTAGCCCAGGGGGAACCCCTCACAGAAAGTCAACTGACCAATGGCATTCTGCAAATCCAAGGCGATCGCCAACCCCATTTATATATCCTCCAAGGCCACGGTGAACCGCCCCTTGACCAAATCCCAGGAGGGCTGGGGCAAATGACCCAACTGTTGACCACCCAAGGTTATGTAGTCTCGCCTCTGAATCTCACCCAAACCCCCGCAGTCCCCCCAGACGCCGATCTGATTGCCGTGATTGGCCCCCAAACGCCATTTCTCCCAGGGGAAGTCACCCTCTTGGAAACCGCCCTCGCCAATAACCATGGTCTCCTTCTTCTCCTTGATCCCCAAACGGATCCCCAGCTAGATTCGCTCCTGGGTCAGTGGGGCCTCAGCCTCGACCAACGGCTGATCCTCGACCAAGTGAACCGGGCTGATTTCCTCGGTTTAGGGCAAACGACCCTCGTCCTCGATCAATATGGCGACCACCCCATCACCACTGCTCTCGCTGGCCAGAACTCCATTTATCAAGCGGTGCGCCCCATCTCCATCGACACAAAAGAGGCGATCGCCGCCACCGCAATTCTCAGTACCGATGATCAAACCTGGGCCGAAAGCCAGCCCGAAATTGCCAATCCCACCTTTGACCCCCCAGGCGATCGCCCCGGCCCCCTTAGCTTTGGCTGGGCCCTGGAAAAAATAAATCCCCAAGTTACAATGGAGGCAACTCGCCTTGTGGCAATTGGGAACATGACCTTCGTGACCAATGGTTGGCTAGAACAATATCTAAATAGTGACCTCTTACTCAATACCGTAAATTGGCTTGCCCAGACGAAAGACGCTCCCCTGGCAATCCAACCGAGAACGCCCCAAGAGCGACGCCTAAATCTCCGCCGTTGGCAAATTGCAACCCTCGCCTGGTTAGCGCCAATCCTCTTTCCCCTAGGGGGGTTAGGCGGTGCAATCTTTTGTCTTTGGCGACGTCGTTAG
- the gpmI gene encoding 2,3-bisphosphoglycerate-independent phosphoglycerate mutase translates to MANAPVSPVVLVILDGWGYRQEANANAIAAANTPNVDAFFATYPSTLIHTSGKRVGLPDGQMGNSEVGHLNLGAGRVVPQELVRISDAIEDGSFLRNDVLVKVCRETRQAGKKLHLIGLCSDGGVHSHINHLLGLLDLAKVNGIADVHIHAITDGRDTNTTEGINYLQQIQAHIDKFGVGSISTISGRYFAMDRDRRWDRVKQAYDVMTQNENFDQRSFAEILQDHYDNGVTDEFIPPVRLKEGAIEPGDGVIFYNFRPDRARQLSYALVDKNFQGFERELIPDLNFVTFTQYDANLPVHVAFAPQNLTKILGEVIADNGLKQFRTAETEKYPHVTYFFNGGLEVAFEGEDRELISSPQVATYDQKPEMSAEAVTDAACRAIEKGIYSLVVINYANADMVGHTGKLEAAVKAIETVDNCLGRLVATIGKMGGTTLITADHGNAEYMADEKGKSWTAHTTNPVPFILIEGERRKVVGHGGDVVLRENGCLADVAPTILDILGIDKPQEMTGQSLIAPAPYAVTRRR, encoded by the coding sequence ATGGCGAACGCACCTGTATCCCCAGTGGTGCTCGTAATCTTAGATGGCTGGGGCTACCGTCAAGAAGCTAACGCAAATGCCATTGCGGCTGCCAATACACCAAATGTCGATGCCTTTTTCGCTACATATCCTTCGACATTAATCCACACCTCTGGAAAAAGGGTGGGGCTGCCAGACGGCCAAATGGGGAATTCTGAAGTCGGTCACTTAAATCTTGGGGCAGGACGTGTCGTCCCCCAGGAACTGGTGCGTATTTCCGATGCCATTGAAGACGGCTCCTTTCTCCGTAACGACGTCCTCGTTAAAGTTTGTCGAGAAACGCGCCAAGCTGGGAAAAAATTACACCTCATTGGTCTTTGTTCAGACGGTGGTGTCCACTCCCATATCAACCACCTCCTGGGTTTATTAGATCTAGCCAAGGTTAACGGCATCGCTGATGTTCATATCCACGCCATTACCGATGGGCGCGACACCAATACCACCGAAGGCATTAACTATCTCCAACAGATCCAAGCCCACATCGATAAATTTGGGGTCGGCTCGATCTCGACGATCAGTGGTCGCTACTTCGCCATGGATCGCGATCGCCGCTGGGACCGCGTCAAGCAAGCCTACGACGTAATGACCCAAAACGAGAACTTCGACCAACGTTCTTTTGCAGAAATTCTCCAAGACCACTACGACAACGGCGTGACCGACGAATTCATCCCGCCTGTGCGCCTCAAGGAAGGAGCCATTGAACCAGGCGATGGCGTAATTTTCTACAATTTCCGACCCGACCGCGCCCGACAACTTTCCTATGCCCTAGTAGACAAAAACTTCCAAGGGTTTGAACGGGAATTAATTCCGGATCTTAATTTCGTCACTTTTACCCAATACGATGCCAATCTTCCTGTGCACGTCGCCTTTGCGCCCCAAAATCTGACGAAAATCCTTGGGGAAGTGATCGCGGACAATGGCCTGAAGCAATTCCGCACCGCAGAAACCGAAAAATATCCCCATGTTACTTATTTTTTCAATGGTGGTTTAGAGGTTGCCTTCGAAGGAGAAGACCGAGAACTGATTTCTAGCCCCCAGGTTGCCACCTACGACCAAAAGCCAGAAATGTCTGCCGAGGCAGTGACGGATGCGGCTTGCCGAGCCATTGAAAAAGGTATTTATAGCCTGGTGGTGATTAATTACGCGAACGCCGACATGGTCGGCCACACTGGAAAACTTGAAGCGGCGGTAAAGGCCATTGAAACCGTTGATAATTGTTTAGGTCGTTTAGTGGCAACTATCGGCAAAATGGGCGGCACCACATTAATTACCGCTGACCACGGCAATGCTGAATATATGGCCGATGAAAAAGGCAAATCTTGGACAGCACACACAACCAACCCTGTGCCCTTTATCTTGATTGAAGGGGAACGCCGTAAGGTGGTGGGCCATGGTGGTGATGTGGTGTTACGGGAAAATGGCTGCTTAGCAGATGTCGCACCGACGATCCTCGATATTCTCGGCATTGACAAACCGCAAGAAATGACTGGCCAATCTCTCATTGCCCCGGCCCCCTATGCCGTGACCCGACGTCGATAA